The following coding sequences lie in one Oryza brachyantha chromosome 10, ObraRS2, whole genome shotgun sequence genomic window:
- the LOC102713671 gene encoding zinc finger CCCH domain-containing protein 19-like isoform X1 yields MDGGTGPGLLSPGEAEWPPELRLPPPPPPPPVPPPLEPAPPSTPQLRGEAAPSSPPPPPAPSSGARPPPWLQSAVQASKGTSSPPPRHAAEGFDDSQFLGSIMGAAASAHQQSAAVEQQPVVVKRKRGRPPKNRDGVAGAAAPPKPVKKREDNEEVVCFICFDGGNLVVCDRRGCTKVYHPACIKRDESFFRSRGKWNCGWHICSSCEKAVHYMCYTCTYSLCKGCIKQGKFFGVRGNKGFCDTCFGTILLIESKDEDRAKVNVDFDDKNSWEYLFKLYWLDLKGKYSLTLEELVNAKSCWTVRSTSARREKEESSDDLYDANDDIDASSDGLLRKRKRNGSSGRRGRKQQKKGAITTREHEISIKGAENLPKTVPHEGMTFLGDTQWASSELLEFIGHMRNGDISYISQFDVQVLLLEYIKQNNLRDPRRKSQIICDMRLSSLFRKPRVGHFEMLKLLEMHFHSKETVNGDSQKATDVDSAQINSGEYNDMSSKICSDKRRKIHKKIERDSPANLEDYAAIDMHNINLIYLRRSLLEDLIDDNGTFSDKITGAFVRIRTSGVGQKQDMYRLVKVLGTHKVAERYSVGKKTTDHALEILNLDKKEVITMDTISNQDFTQEECKRLRQSMKCGLITRLKVGDIREKAKIFQQLRVNDWLENEKQRLSHLRDRASETGRRKELRECVEKLQLLSTPEERARMINEDPEVHVDPCMDPNYESEEELELNKTVDQTSRNGSDLLFHHHGRTGTETNSLQNHTQNCFATNRRSTISPPTEGVTHRQGEGDMEPEKVWHYKDPSGSVQGPFTLLQLSKWAAYFPRDLRIWLTFESEQNSLLLTEVLSKQKDFIQSSSEVDNNKSTGEGGGQDKVNSSLTGNNSPSPIGYNLIFSSQLPSPSADCSAPSREGPNLPGGTLPFTTSWKTQKDAQMLHGQAQHQGNYSCAIPSSAVSYRPAGSHDEWPPGGNIGEWNNSQDSGGGMWSPTKPHMSQSNSEHHSDRRIMKPLQNDSESNSLGGSAENLNSQMDSGSQKIQSPTQQSERDLATSVGTSRQPEFKTCQQEGSCWNSSEDPITPDGLQLSLASAKPESCSTVNPIEDGDSSLASRVAKQSGAPVYSPQSAPAISNLNKGEENMNLGKSNEPEASNKSCERDASNAPVNQPHKTESNPVLSPDTQDFEHTHPSPTPEHDTKNPLKDQSRSTSVAPEELATKARRQSSIAFISETSGPPSGKFVGMQPPKNTPFLVERDKKDGVQPKENKLLREQPKEESTTFKRENIAVNPISDTEAIVAGVLESLTETYNLHEETPLENLTSNSAEEEQPQCSSPIALSPWGEPSYYQGEAVDSALWGVQDDQSNDMWSLSSPTPTLQPSGLGADVKDSCVIEEVIVAQGCNAVEPSPAPVEKKIEKVSSASIHSGVPEQVKSKPTATSSPEGSTKSSGLPPSSTSLEGGADPSGLPPSGASLEWTTKVSGVQSSGSSLEGSKKAFVRQPSGSSLEGDTKASGRQPSGSSVDKKPSDRQPSGASQEGNTKPSAWEPSVPSLEGGTRASGWKKPSISIDGNTKALGWQRSSPSPDASRKASAWQSSGSSPLAGSTKASGWQSSPRESSKPKPSSTWGASQSRNSSSAHQSTTPAGKHSSETPRRQGEAPGNKSWHSSPGNASGRGSHSSHHHDRHSQGSEPWRGSSNHSRRSDHRQDYGGGGGSSRSSSSRGQSQKGICRFYENGYCRKGSSCQYLHR; encoded by the exons ATGGACGGCGGGACGGGGCCTGGGCTGCTCTCCCCGGGCGAGGCCGAGTGGCCGCCCGAgctccgcctcccgccgccgccgccgccgccgccggtgccaccGCCCCTCGAGCCAGCCCCGCCCTCAACTCCCCAGctgcgcggcgaggcggccccctcctccccgcctcctcctccggcgccctCCTCCGGCGCGCGCCCGCCTCCGTGGCTGCAGTCTGCTGTGCAGGCGAGCAAAGGGacgtcctccccgccgcctcgccacgCAGCGGAGGGGTTCGATGACTCGCAGTTCCTCGGCTCGATCATGGGGGCAGCGGCGTCCGCGCACCAGCAGTCTGCGGCGGTGGAGCAGCAgccggtggtggtgaagaGGAAGCGGGGGAGGCCGCCTAAGAACAGGGATGGAGTGGCGGGTGCGGCTGCGCCGCCCAAGCCGGTGAAGAAGAGGGAGGACAACGAGGAGGTCGTGTGCTTCATCTGCTTCGATGGGGGCAATCTCGTGGTCTGCGATCGAAG GGGTTGCACAAAGGTCTACCATCCTGCTTGCATCAAGCGCGATGAATCGTTCTTTCGTTCTCGGGGAAAATGGAATTGTG GTTGGCACATATGCAGCAGCTGTGAAAAGGCAGTACATTACATGTGCTATACCTGTACATACTCCCTATGCAAAGGTTGCATCAAACAAGGCAAATTCTTTGGTGTCAGAGGGAATAAGGGTTTCTGCGATACCTGCTTTGGCACTATACTGTTGATAGAATCCAAAGATGAAGATCGTGCAAAG GTTAATGTTGACTTTGATGATAAAAACAGTTGGGAATATCTTTTCAAGTTATATTGGTTGGATCTTAAAGGGAAATATTCACTAACCTTGGAAGAACTTGTCAATGCCAAGAGCTGTTGGACTGTTCGTAGCACTTCTGCTCgtagagagaaagaagagtcATCCGATGACCTATATGATGCAAACGATGACATTGATGCCAGTTCTGATGGCCTATTAAGAAAACGAAAAAGGAATGGTTCTTCAGGGAGAAGAGGACGgaaacagcaaaaaaaaggTGCTATTACTACAAGAGAACATGAAATTTCAATTAAAGGTGCTGAAAACTTACCCAAGACAGTACCACATGAAGGAATGACCTTTCTGGGTGACACACAGTGGGCATCATCAGAGCTCCTGGAATTCATTGGGCACATGAGAAATGGtgatatttcttatatttcCCAATTTGATGTTCAGGTTCTTTTGCTTGAGTATATAAAGCAGAATAACCTTCGTGATCCTCGCCGAAAAAGTCAAATTATTTGCGATATGAGGCTTAGCAGTTTATTCAGGAAACCTCGTGTTGGTCACTTTGAGATGCTAAAGCTTTTGGAAATGCATTTTCATTCGAAGGAGACGGTAAATGGTGATAGCCAAAAAGCCACTGACGTAGATTCAGCTCAAATAAACAGTGGAGAATATAATGATATGTCAAGTAAAATATGCTCTGATAAGAGGAGGAAGATTCATAAGAAGATTGAAAGAGACTCACCAGCTAATCTAGAGGATTATGCAGCCATCGACATGCATAATATCAATTTAATTTACTTGCGTCGTAGCTTGTTAGAGGATCTTATTGATGATAATGGCACATTCTCTGACAAAATTACTGGTGCTTTTGTGAGGATAAGAACCTCTGGTGTTGGCCAAAAGCAAGATATGTATCGCTTGGTGAAAGTTCTTG GTACACATAAAGTAGCAGAACGATACAGTGTTGGTAAGAAGACAACAGATCATGCACTtgagatattaaatttagataaaaaggAGGTTATCACAATGGATACAATCTCAAATCAGGATTTCACacag gaGGAATGCAAACGCTTACGCCAAAGCATGAAGTGCGGTTTGATTACCCGACTAAAAGTG GGAGACATTCGTGAGAAAGCTAAAATATTTCAACAGCTTCGAGTTAATGAT TGGTTAGAAAATGAAAAGCAGAGATTGAGTCATCTACGAGATCGTGCTAGTGAAACTGGGCGCAGAAAAGA ACTTAGGGAGTGTGTagagaagttgcaacttctgaGCACTCCTGAAGAAAGAGCACGCATGATTAATGAAGATCCAGAAGTACATGTTGACCCTTGTATGGATCCTAATTATGAATCTGAGGAAGAATTAGAGCTTAACAAAACTG TTGACCAGACAAGTAGGAATGGATCAGACTTGCTATTTCATCATCATGGAAGAACAGGGACAGAAACAAACTCTCTGCAGAATCATACACAAAATTGTTTTGCCACTAATCGTCGCTCGACTATAAGTCCACCTACTGAAGGTGTGACACATAGACAAGGAGAAG GTGACATGGAACCAGAAAAAGTATGGCACTACAAGGATCCTTCAGGAAGTGTTCAGGGCCCATTCACACTTTTGCAACTATCCAAGTGGGCAGCTTATTTCCCACGTGACCTGAGAATATGGTTAACATTCGAGAGTGAACAAAACTCACTGCTTTTGACTGAGGTGCtctcaaaacaaaaggatttCATCCAGTCTTCTTCTGAAgttgacaataataaatcaacAGGGGAAGGCGGTGGGCAAGATAAAGTTAACTCAAGTTTGACTGGAAATAACTCTCCCTCTCCTATTGGTTATAATCTGATATTTTCTTCTCAGTTGCCTAGTCCATCTGCTGACTGTTCTGCACCATCTAGAGAAGGCCCAAACCTTCCAGGCGGTACCTTGCCATTCACAACAAGCTGGAAAACCCAAAAGGATGCTCAGATGTTGCATGGCCAGGCACAGCATCAGGGCAATTATTCATGTGCCATCCCGTCATCTGCAGTTTCATATAGGCCAGCCGGTTCTCATGATGAGTGGCCCCCTGGAGGCAACATTGGTGAATGGAACAATAGTCAGGATAGTGGTGGTGGTATGTGGAGCCCAACGAAACCTCATATGAGTCAGAGTAATTCGGAGCACCATTCTGACAGGCGTATTATGAAGCCATTGCAGAATGATTCTGAGAGTAATTCTTTAGGAGGATCtgcagaaaatttaaattcccAAATGGATTCTGGTTCACAGAAAATACAGAGTCCTACACAACAATCTGAGAGAGACCTTGCCACTTCTGTTGGTACTTCAAGGCAACCTGAGTTTAAAACTTGTCAACAGGAAGGCTCTTGCTGGAATTCATCGGAAGACCCTATTACTCCTGATGGGCTTCAATTATCTCTTGCTTCAGCAAAGCCTGAGAGCTGCTCTACAGTAAATCCTATTGAAGATGGAGATTCCAGTTTAGCTTCTCGCGTGGCTAAGCAATCAGGAGCTCCTGTCTATAGCCCACAATCAGCTCCAGCTATCTCTAATTTAAACAAGGGCGAGGAGAATATGAATCTTGGTAAATCTAATGAACCAGAAGCATCAAATAAATCGTGTGAGCGTGATGCATCAAATGCTCCAGTTAATCAACCTCATAAGACAGAAAGTAATCCAGTATTATCTCCTGATACTCAAGATTTTGAGCACACACATCCTAGCCCAACTCCTGAACATGACACAAAGAATCCATTGAAGGATCAATCAAGGTCAACATCAGTAGCACCTGAAGAGTTGGCTACAAAGGCACGTCGGCAGTCTTCCATAGCTTTTATATCAGAAACATCTGGCCCACCTTCGGGTAAATTTGTTGGCATGCAACCACCCAAGAATACACCATTTCTTGttgaaagagataaaaaagatggAGTACAACCAAAAGAGAACAAACTTTTAAGAGAGCAACCAAAAGAGGAGAGTACAACATTTaagagagaaaacatagcTGTTAATCCTATATCTGACACTGAAGCAATAGTTGCTGGTGTGCTGGAATCTTTGACAGAGACATATAATCTACATGAAGAAACACCTTTGGAAAATCTCACGTCAAACTCTGCTGAGGAAGAACAACCGCAGTGCTCTAGTCCTATTGCTTTATCTCCTTGGGGCGAACCAAGTTACTATCaaggtgaagctgttgattcTGCTCTTTGGGGTGTGCAAGACGACCAAAGCAATGACATGTGGTCATTGTCTTCACCGACACCTACTCTCCAACCTTCAG GCCTTGGAGCTGATGTGAAGGATTCCTGTGTTATAGAGGAGGTGATAGTAGCACAAGGATGTAATGCTGTTGAACCGTCACCAGCTCCAGTGGAGAAAAAGATTGAAAAGGTATCAAGTGCTTCCATACACTCTGGAGTACCAGAACAG GTAAAATCAAAACCAACTGCCACATCATCTCCAGAGGGGAGCACAAAATCTTCAGGTTTGCCACCGTCTAGCACATCTCTAGAGGGGGGTGCAGATCCTTCAGGTTTGCCACCTTCAGGAGCTTCTTTGGAGTGGACCACAAAAGTTTCAGGTGTACAATCCTCAGGCTCATCACTGGAGGGGAGCAAAAAGGCTTTTGTCAGGCAACCGTCAGGCTCGTCACTAGAGGGAGACACAAAAGCTTCAGGCAGGCAGCCGTCAGGTTCATCTGTAGACAAGAAACCTTCAGATAGGCAGCCGTCAGGTGCATCTCAAGAGGGGAACACAAAACCTTCAGCTTGGGAACCATCTGTGCCATCTCTTGAAGGTGGCACAAGAGCTTCAGGCTGGAAGAAACCTTCAATTTCCATAGACGGGAATACGAAAGCTTTGGGTTGGCAGCGATCAAGTCCATCTCCAGATGCGAGCAGAAAAGCTTCAGCATGGCAATCTTCAGGTTCTTCGCCTTTAGCAGGGAGCACAAAAGCATCAGGTTGGCAGTCGTCGCCCCGCGAGAGCTCGAAACCTAAGCCGAGTTCCACATGGGGTGCCAGCCAAAGCCGCAACTCGTCTTCTGCTCACCAATCAACAACACCAGCCGGGAAACACTCGTCAGAAACGCCAAGGAGACAAGGAGAAGCTCCTGGAAACAAGAGCTGGCATTCATCCCCAGGCAATGCTAGCGGCCGAGGCAGCCATTCGAGCCACCACCATGATAGGCACTCACAGGGCAGCGAGCCATGGCGTGGTAGCTCAAACCATTCCAGGAGATCAGATCATCGTCAGgactacggcggcggcggcggctcgtcaagatcatcatcatcaagagGGCAATCCCAAAAAGGAATATGCAGATTCTACGAGAATGGCTACTGCAGGAAGGGCTCATCTTGCCAGTACCTTCACCGTTGA
- the LOC102713671 gene encoding zinc finger CCCH domain-containing protein 19-like isoform X2, whose product MCYTCTYSLCKGCIKQGKFFGVRGNKGFCDTCFGTILLIESKDEDRAKVNVDFDDKNSWEYLFKLYWLDLKGKYSLTLEELVNAKSCWTVRSTSARREKEESSDDLYDANDDIDASSDGLLRKRKRNGSSGRRGRKQQKKGAITTREHEISIKGAENLPKTVPHEGMTFLGDTQWASSELLEFIGHMRNGDISYISQFDVQVLLLEYIKQNNLRDPRRKSQIICDMRLSSLFRKPRVGHFEMLKLLEMHFHSKETVNGDSQKATDVDSAQINSGEYNDMSSKICSDKRRKIHKKIERDSPANLEDYAAIDMHNINLIYLRRSLLEDLIDDNGTFSDKITGAFVRIRTSGVGQKQDMYRLVKVLGTHKVAERYSVGKKTTDHALEILNLDKKEVITMDTISNQDFTQEECKRLRQSMKCGLITRLKVGDIREKAKIFQQLRVNDWLENEKQRLSHLRDRASETGRRKELRECVEKLQLLSTPEERARMINEDPEVHVDPCMDPNYESEEELELNKTVDQTSRNGSDLLFHHHGRTGTETNSLQNHTQNCFATNRRSTISPPTEGVTHRQGEGDMEPEKVWHYKDPSGSVQGPFTLLQLSKWAAYFPRDLRIWLTFESEQNSLLLTEVLSKQKDFIQSSSEVDNNKSTGEGGGQDKVNSSLTGNNSPSPIGYNLIFSSQLPSPSADCSAPSREGPNLPGGTLPFTTSWKTQKDAQMLHGQAQHQGNYSCAIPSSAVSYRPAGSHDEWPPGGNIGEWNNSQDSGGGMWSPTKPHMSQSNSEHHSDRRIMKPLQNDSESNSLGGSAENLNSQMDSGSQKIQSPTQQSERDLATSVGTSRQPEFKTCQQEGSCWNSSEDPITPDGLQLSLASAKPESCSTVNPIEDGDSSLASRVAKQSGAPVYSPQSAPAISNLNKGEENMNLGKSNEPEASNKSCERDASNAPVNQPHKTESNPVLSPDTQDFEHTHPSPTPEHDTKNPLKDQSRSTSVAPEELATKARRQSSIAFISETSGPPSGKFVGMQPPKNTPFLVERDKKDGVQPKENKLLREQPKEESTTFKRENIAVNPISDTEAIVAGVLESLTETYNLHEETPLENLTSNSAEEEQPQCSSPIALSPWGEPSYYQGEAVDSALWGVQDDQSNDMWSLSSPTPTLQPSGLGADVKDSCVIEEVIVAQGCNAVEPSPAPVEKKIEKVSSASIHSGVPEQVKSKPTATSSPEGSTKSSGLPPSSTSLEGGADPSGLPPSGASLEWTTKVSGVQSSGSSLEGSKKAFVRQPSGSSLEGDTKASGRQPSGSSVDKKPSDRQPSGASQEGNTKPSAWEPSVPSLEGGTRASGWKKPSISIDGNTKALGWQRSSPSPDASRKASAWQSSGSSPLAGSTKASGWQSSPRESSKPKPSSTWGASQSRNSSSAHQSTTPAGKHSSETPRRQGEAPGNKSWHSSPGNASGRGSHSSHHHDRHSQGSEPWRGSSNHSRRSDHRQDYGGGGGSSRSSSSRGQSQKGICRFYENGYCRKGSSCQYLHR is encoded by the exons ATGTGCTATACCTGTACATACTCCCTATGCAAAGGTTGCATCAAACAAGGCAAATTCTTTGGTGTCAGAGGGAATAAGGGTTTCTGCGATACCTGCTTTGGCACTATACTGTTGATAGAATCCAAAGATGAAGATCGTGCAAAG GTTAATGTTGACTTTGATGATAAAAACAGTTGGGAATATCTTTTCAAGTTATATTGGTTGGATCTTAAAGGGAAATATTCACTAACCTTGGAAGAACTTGTCAATGCCAAGAGCTGTTGGACTGTTCGTAGCACTTCTGCTCgtagagagaaagaagagtcATCCGATGACCTATATGATGCAAACGATGACATTGATGCCAGTTCTGATGGCCTATTAAGAAAACGAAAAAGGAATGGTTCTTCAGGGAGAAGAGGACGgaaacagcaaaaaaaaggTGCTATTACTACAAGAGAACATGAAATTTCAATTAAAGGTGCTGAAAACTTACCCAAGACAGTACCACATGAAGGAATGACCTTTCTGGGTGACACACAGTGGGCATCATCAGAGCTCCTGGAATTCATTGGGCACATGAGAAATGGtgatatttcttatatttcCCAATTTGATGTTCAGGTTCTTTTGCTTGAGTATATAAAGCAGAATAACCTTCGTGATCCTCGCCGAAAAAGTCAAATTATTTGCGATATGAGGCTTAGCAGTTTATTCAGGAAACCTCGTGTTGGTCACTTTGAGATGCTAAAGCTTTTGGAAATGCATTTTCATTCGAAGGAGACGGTAAATGGTGATAGCCAAAAAGCCACTGACGTAGATTCAGCTCAAATAAACAGTGGAGAATATAATGATATGTCAAGTAAAATATGCTCTGATAAGAGGAGGAAGATTCATAAGAAGATTGAAAGAGACTCACCAGCTAATCTAGAGGATTATGCAGCCATCGACATGCATAATATCAATTTAATTTACTTGCGTCGTAGCTTGTTAGAGGATCTTATTGATGATAATGGCACATTCTCTGACAAAATTACTGGTGCTTTTGTGAGGATAAGAACCTCTGGTGTTGGCCAAAAGCAAGATATGTATCGCTTGGTGAAAGTTCTTG GTACACATAAAGTAGCAGAACGATACAGTGTTGGTAAGAAGACAACAGATCATGCACTtgagatattaaatttagataaaaaggAGGTTATCACAATGGATACAATCTCAAATCAGGATTTCACacag gaGGAATGCAAACGCTTACGCCAAAGCATGAAGTGCGGTTTGATTACCCGACTAAAAGTG GGAGACATTCGTGAGAAAGCTAAAATATTTCAACAGCTTCGAGTTAATGAT TGGTTAGAAAATGAAAAGCAGAGATTGAGTCATCTACGAGATCGTGCTAGTGAAACTGGGCGCAGAAAAGA ACTTAGGGAGTGTGTagagaagttgcaacttctgaGCACTCCTGAAGAAAGAGCACGCATGATTAATGAAGATCCAGAAGTACATGTTGACCCTTGTATGGATCCTAATTATGAATCTGAGGAAGAATTAGAGCTTAACAAAACTG TTGACCAGACAAGTAGGAATGGATCAGACTTGCTATTTCATCATCATGGAAGAACAGGGACAGAAACAAACTCTCTGCAGAATCATACACAAAATTGTTTTGCCACTAATCGTCGCTCGACTATAAGTCCACCTACTGAAGGTGTGACACATAGACAAGGAGAAG GTGACATGGAACCAGAAAAAGTATGGCACTACAAGGATCCTTCAGGAAGTGTTCAGGGCCCATTCACACTTTTGCAACTATCCAAGTGGGCAGCTTATTTCCCACGTGACCTGAGAATATGGTTAACATTCGAGAGTGAACAAAACTCACTGCTTTTGACTGAGGTGCtctcaaaacaaaaggatttCATCCAGTCTTCTTCTGAAgttgacaataataaatcaacAGGGGAAGGCGGTGGGCAAGATAAAGTTAACTCAAGTTTGACTGGAAATAACTCTCCCTCTCCTATTGGTTATAATCTGATATTTTCTTCTCAGTTGCCTAGTCCATCTGCTGACTGTTCTGCACCATCTAGAGAAGGCCCAAACCTTCCAGGCGGTACCTTGCCATTCACAACAAGCTGGAAAACCCAAAAGGATGCTCAGATGTTGCATGGCCAGGCACAGCATCAGGGCAATTATTCATGTGCCATCCCGTCATCTGCAGTTTCATATAGGCCAGCCGGTTCTCATGATGAGTGGCCCCCTGGAGGCAACATTGGTGAATGGAACAATAGTCAGGATAGTGGTGGTGGTATGTGGAGCCCAACGAAACCTCATATGAGTCAGAGTAATTCGGAGCACCATTCTGACAGGCGTATTATGAAGCCATTGCAGAATGATTCTGAGAGTAATTCTTTAGGAGGATCtgcagaaaatttaaattcccAAATGGATTCTGGTTCACAGAAAATACAGAGTCCTACACAACAATCTGAGAGAGACCTTGCCACTTCTGTTGGTACTTCAAGGCAACCTGAGTTTAAAACTTGTCAACAGGAAGGCTCTTGCTGGAATTCATCGGAAGACCCTATTACTCCTGATGGGCTTCAATTATCTCTTGCTTCAGCAAAGCCTGAGAGCTGCTCTACAGTAAATCCTATTGAAGATGGAGATTCCAGTTTAGCTTCTCGCGTGGCTAAGCAATCAGGAGCTCCTGTCTATAGCCCACAATCAGCTCCAGCTATCTCTAATTTAAACAAGGGCGAGGAGAATATGAATCTTGGTAAATCTAATGAACCAGAAGCATCAAATAAATCGTGTGAGCGTGATGCATCAAATGCTCCAGTTAATCAACCTCATAAGACAGAAAGTAATCCAGTATTATCTCCTGATACTCAAGATTTTGAGCACACACATCCTAGCCCAACTCCTGAACATGACACAAAGAATCCATTGAAGGATCAATCAAGGTCAACATCAGTAGCACCTGAAGAGTTGGCTACAAAGGCACGTCGGCAGTCTTCCATAGCTTTTATATCAGAAACATCTGGCCCACCTTCGGGTAAATTTGTTGGCATGCAACCACCCAAGAATACACCATTTCTTGttgaaagagataaaaaagatggAGTACAACCAAAAGAGAACAAACTTTTAAGAGAGCAACCAAAAGAGGAGAGTACAACATTTaagagagaaaacatagcTGTTAATCCTATATCTGACACTGAAGCAATAGTTGCTGGTGTGCTGGAATCTTTGACAGAGACATATAATCTACATGAAGAAACACCTTTGGAAAATCTCACGTCAAACTCTGCTGAGGAAGAACAACCGCAGTGCTCTAGTCCTATTGCTTTATCTCCTTGGGGCGAACCAAGTTACTATCaaggtgaagctgttgattcTGCTCTTTGGGGTGTGCAAGACGACCAAAGCAATGACATGTGGTCATTGTCTTCACCGACACCTACTCTCCAACCTTCAG GCCTTGGAGCTGATGTGAAGGATTCCTGTGTTATAGAGGAGGTGATAGTAGCACAAGGATGTAATGCTGTTGAACCGTCACCAGCTCCAGTGGAGAAAAAGATTGAAAAGGTATCAAGTGCTTCCATACACTCTGGAGTACCAGAACAG GTAAAATCAAAACCAACTGCCACATCATCTCCAGAGGGGAGCACAAAATCTTCAGGTTTGCCACCGTCTAGCACATCTCTAGAGGGGGGTGCAGATCCTTCAGGTTTGCCACCTTCAGGAGCTTCTTTGGAGTGGACCACAAAAGTTTCAGGTGTACAATCCTCAGGCTCATCACTGGAGGGGAGCAAAAAGGCTTTTGTCAGGCAACCGTCAGGCTCGTCACTAGAGGGAGACACAAAAGCTTCAGGCAGGCAGCCGTCAGGTTCATCTGTAGACAAGAAACCTTCAGATAGGCAGCCGTCAGGTGCATCTCAAGAGGGGAACACAAAACCTTCAGCTTGGGAACCATCTGTGCCATCTCTTGAAGGTGGCACAAGAGCTTCAGGCTGGAAGAAACCTTCAATTTCCATAGACGGGAATACGAAAGCTTTGGGTTGGCAGCGATCAAGTCCATCTCCAGATGCGAGCAGAAAAGCTTCAGCATGGCAATCTTCAGGTTCTTCGCCTTTAGCAGGGAGCACAAAAGCATCAGGTTGGCAGTCGTCGCCCCGCGAGAGCTCGAAACCTAAGCCGAGTTCCACATGGGGTGCCAGCCAAAGCCGCAACTCGTCTTCTGCTCACCAATCAACAACACCAGCCGGGAAACACTCGTCAGAAACGCCAAGGAGACAAGGAGAAGCTCCTGGAAACAAGAGCTGGCATTCATCCCCAGGCAATGCTAGCGGCCGAGGCAGCCATTCGAGCCACCACCATGATAGGCACTCACAGGGCAGCGAGCCATGGCGTGGTAGCTCAAACCATTCCAGGAGATCAGATCATCGTCAGgactacggcggcggcggcggctcgtcaagatcatcatcatcaagagGGCAATCCCAAAAAGGAATATGCAGATTCTACGAGAATGGCTACTGCAGGAAGGGCTCATCTTGCCAGTACCTTCACCGTTGA